One segment of Caldanaerobius polysaccharolyticus DSM 13641 DNA contains the following:
- the leuS gene encoding leucine--tRNA ligase, whose product MDNYNFKEIEAKWQKKWDEMQLHKTLEDTSKPEFYMLEMFPYPSGNLHMGHVRNYSIGDVIARFKRMNGYNVLHPMGWDSFGLPAENAAIKHGIHPSKWTWDNIDNMRRQLKQLGISYDWDREVATCHPDYYRWTQWMFLQFYKNGLAYRKKSYANWCPSCKTVLANEQVVDGRCERCGSEVSKKNLEQWFFKITAYAERLLNDIERLEGWPDKVKVMQKNWIGKSQGAELLFKVDGTDQVIPIFTTRPDTVFGVTYIVLAPEHPLVEALTRGTSYEAKVNKFIEKVHRMSEIERTSTETEKEGIFIGAYAINPISGDRVPIWIANYVLLDYGTGAVMGVPAHDQRDFQFAKKYNLPIKVVITPKDSALNAEEMKEAYEEPGIMVNSGQFNGISSQDMMDKIIEYAEKKGLGKRKVNYRLRDWLISRQRYWGAPIPIVYCDRCGIVPVPEHQLPVMLPTDVEFTGQGESPLAECESFVHTTCPVCGGPARRETDTMDTFICSSWYFMRYTDPHNAEMPFDKEKAARWMPVDQYVGGVEHAILHLLYSRFFTKVLYDLGYSPVDEPFVNLLTQGMVLKDGSKMSKSKGNVVSPEEIVDKYGADTARLFILFAAPPEKDLEWSDQGVEGCYRFLNRVWRIVGESLPLYRKDGRNFTQLSHADKELRYKTHYTIKKVTEDISTRFNFNTAISAIMEMVNALYQYADLEEEQKNPDVISEALDNLVILLSPFAPHITEELWHRMGHEESIHMVPWPDYDSKALIKDEMQLVIQVNGKVRDKITVPRDENEDNIKQMAMGTEKIKTLVDGKDIVKVIYVKGKLVNIVVREV is encoded by the coding sequence ATGGACAACTACAATTTTAAAGAAATTGAAGCCAAGTGGCAAAAAAAATGGGATGAAATGCAGCTTCACAAAACCCTTGAAGACACTAGCAAACCCGAATTTTACATGCTGGAAATGTTCCCATATCCTTCAGGTAACCTCCACATGGGGCATGTGAGGAATTACTCCATCGGAGATGTCATAGCGCGCTTCAAGCGCATGAACGGCTATAATGTGCTTCATCCTATGGGATGGGATTCCTTCGGATTGCCGGCTGAAAACGCGGCAATAAAGCACGGCATACATCCCAGCAAGTGGACATGGGATAATATAGACAACATGAGAAGGCAGTTAAAGCAACTGGGTATCAGTTATGATTGGGATAGAGAAGTCGCCACCTGCCACCCCGATTATTACAGGTGGACCCAATGGATGTTTTTACAGTTTTACAAAAACGGATTGGCGTACCGCAAAAAATCCTATGCCAACTGGTGCCCTTCTTGCAAAACGGTACTGGCTAATGAGCAGGTGGTAGACGGCAGATGTGAGCGTTGTGGGTCAGAAGTGAGCAAGAAAAACCTGGAACAGTGGTTCTTCAAAATCACCGCTTACGCCGAAAGGCTTCTAAATGACATAGAACGTCTGGAAGGTTGGCCCGATAAAGTCAAGGTCATGCAAAAAAACTGGATCGGAAAAAGCCAAGGAGCTGAACTCCTGTTTAAAGTAGATGGCACTGACCAGGTCATACCCATTTTTACCACAAGGCCTGATACGGTCTTTGGGGTAACCTACATCGTGTTGGCACCTGAACACCCCCTTGTAGAGGCACTTACCAGAGGCACTTCCTATGAGGCAAAGGTCAACAAATTCATCGAAAAAGTGCACAGGATGAGCGAAATAGAGCGCACCTCCACCGAAACAGAAAAAGAGGGTATATTCATAGGAGCCTATGCTATAAATCCCATTAGCGGCGATAGAGTCCCTATATGGATTGCCAATTACGTTCTGCTGGACTACGGAACAGGTGCTGTAATGGGCGTACCAGCTCACGACCAAAGGGATTTTCAATTTGCTAAAAAATACAATTTGCCTATAAAAGTGGTAATAACCCCTAAAGACAGCGCGCTAAACGCCGAAGAGATGAAGGAAGCTTATGAGGAACCAGGCATAATGGTCAATTCAGGCCAGTTCAATGGTATAAGCAGCCAGGACATGATGGATAAGATCATAGAATACGCAGAAAAAAAAGGATTAGGTAAGCGCAAAGTAAACTACAGGTTAAGGGACTGGCTCATATCCCGGCAGCGTTACTGGGGAGCTCCTATACCCATAGTGTACTGCGACAGATGCGGGATTGTTCCCGTCCCTGAACATCAACTGCCTGTAATGCTTCCTACAGACGTAGAGTTTACAGGCCAGGGAGAATCGCCCCTTGCAGAGTGCGAATCCTTTGTGCATACCACGTGTCCGGTATGTGGCGGACCTGCAAGAAGGGAAACAGACACCATGGATACATTTATTTGCTCCTCATGGTATTTTATGAGATATACAGACCCTCACAACGCCGAAATGCCTTTTGACAAAGAAAAAGCAGCCCGCTGGATGCCTGTAGATCAATACGTAGGTGGCGTGGAACACGCTATATTGCACCTTTTATATTCCAGATTCTTTACAAAAGTGCTGTACGATCTGGGATATTCTCCTGTAGACGAACCCTTTGTCAACCTCTTAACGCAGGGAATGGTGCTTAAAGACGGCTCAAAAATGTCAAAATCCAAGGGCAACGTGGTAAGCCCAGAGGAGATTGTGGACAAATACGGCGCAGATACCGCCAGGTTGTTTATATTATTCGCTGCCCCGCCGGAAAAGGACCTGGAGTGGAGCGATCAAGGCGTAGAAGGATGTTACAGGTTTTTAAACAGGGTATGGCGCATTGTAGGCGAGTCGTTGCCTTTATACCGCAAAGACGGCCGCAACTTCACCCAATTGAGCCATGCCGATAAAGAACTGAGGTACAAGACCCACTACACCATTAAAAAAGTAACTGAAGATATAAGTACAAGGTTCAACTTTAACACCGCCATAAGCGCTATAATGGAAATGGTAAACGCCTTATATCAATACGCGGATTTAGAGGAAGAACAAAAAAATCCTGACGTGATAAGTGAGGCATTGGACAACCTCGTCATATTGCTATCACCTTTTGCGCCCCATATAACTGAAGAGCTATGGCACAGAATGGGCCATGAAGAAAGCATACACATGGTCCCATGGCCAGATTATGACAGCAAAGCGCTGATAAAGGACGAAATGCAACTGGTTATACAGGTAAACGGCAAGGTGCGGGACAAGATAACAGTGCCAAGGGATGAAAACGAGGACAATATAAAGCAGATGGCCATGGGCACCGAGAAAATAAAAACGTTGGTGGATGGTAAAGACATAGTAAAGGTTATATACGTAAAAGGCAAATTAGTAAACATCGTAGTCAGGGAGGTGTAA
- a CDS encoding helix-turn-helix transcriptional regulator, whose protein sequence is MAENIHPLLKNLIPLAEGIAKTFGKNCEVSVHDISNPQRSIVAIFNGHITGKSVGDSMSDVLLKAISEGTLGKDRVNISSKSSDGKILKSSYIFIRDEKGKVIGALCINYDISEFVMFDSIIRDFCQTENKNDMHYPGEKSKDNVNDVLANIVDSTLKSFGKPVNFMTKDEKVYIVKLLDSKGVFLIKGAIDYVARILCVSRYTIYNYLDEVRATDEDF, encoded by the coding sequence ATGGCCGAAAATATCCACCCGCTATTAAAGAACCTGATACCTCTAGCAGAAGGAATCGCCAAAACCTTTGGAAAAAACTGTGAAGTATCAGTCCACGATATATCAAATCCCCAGCGTTCTATCGTGGCTATCTTCAACGGACACATCACAGGAAAAAGCGTAGGCGATTCCATGTCCGATGTTCTATTAAAGGCCATAAGCGAGGGAACGCTGGGGAAAGACAGGGTAAACATAAGCAGCAAAAGCAGTGATGGAAAAATCCTTAAATCCTCTTATATATTCATTAGAGATGAAAAGGGTAAAGTTATAGGGGCGCTATGTATAAATTACGACATATCCGAGTTTGTGATGTTTGATAGCATAATAAGGGACTTCTGTCAAACAGAAAATAAAAACGACATGCACTACCCAGGTGAAAAGTCTAAGGACAACGTCAATGACGTGTTGGCGAATATAGTGGATAGCACATTAAAAAGCTTCGGAAAACCTGTGAATTTCATGACAAAAGATGAAAAAGTATATATCGTAAAGCTTTTGGACTCAAAAGGCGTATTTTTGATAAAAGGCGCTATTGACTACGTGGCCAGGATCTTATGCGTATCCCGATATACTATATACAATTACCTTGACGAAGTTCGCGCTACTGACGAAGATTTTTAA
- a CDS encoding helix-turn-helix domain-containing protein, with translation MSELKEVGEILKNKRLEKNISISDVQEFTKIKSYYIKAIEEGDEDKLPDPVYVKGFIKSYAEMVGLNGNELIKDLKFNKNKDYRPTVVTNESKKPNIKAKPLKKKRGKYIAAVIVLALFVYGFYLLGNFLGVKINGHSNNGIQDNYISDSTISKGDSQKPKNETPTPANTSDNNPQTKAVLNLVNKTADKMTYKVVTDNNSYKLKIDIVGTECWMNVYIDGNSVFSGLLTSGQSKEFDINSSSTAKIKLGKASDAAISIDGQAVQKADVPGIFWYEFTN, from the coding sequence TTGAGCGAGTTAAAAGAAGTGGGAGAGATCCTTAAAAACAAGCGGCTGGAAAAAAATATAAGTATATCTGATGTCCAGGAATTTACCAAAATTAAGTCTTATTATATAAAAGCTATAGAAGAAGGCGATGAAGATAAACTTCCCGATCCTGTATACGTCAAAGGTTTTATTAAAAGTTACGCGGAAATGGTGGGCTTAAATGGAAATGAGCTTATAAAGGATTTAAAGTTTAACAAAAACAAGGACTATCGTCCCACTGTCGTTACCAATGAAAGCAAGAAGCCAAATATAAAAGCGAAACCTCTTAAGAAAAAAAGAGGCAAGTATATTGCTGCTGTAATTGTATTGGCCCTGTTTGTATACGGATTTTATTTATTAGGCAACTTCCTTGGAGTAAAAATAAACGGGCATAGCAACAACGGTATACAAGATAATTACATCAGCGATAGCACAATTTCAAAGGGCGATAGCCAAAAGCCCAAGAATGAAACACCAACGCCCGCCAACACATCTGACAATAACCCCCAAACAAAGGCAGTCTTAAACCTGGTGAATAAAACCGCTGACAAAATGACTTATAAGGTTGTTACAGATAATAATTCGTACAAGCTTAAAATAGATATCGTGGGCACTGAATGCTGGATGAATGTGTATATAGACGGAAACAGCGTATTTAGCGGGCTGTTGACGTCAGGCCAATCCAAAGAATTTGACATAAACTCATCATCAACAGCAAAAATAAAATTAGGGAAGGCTTCAGATGCAGCCATAAGCATCGATGGACAGGCCGTCCAAAAGGCAGATGTTCCCGGAATATTTTGGTATGAATTTACAAATTAA
- a CDS encoding D-alanyl-D-alanine carboxypeptidase family protein: protein MKKAAIAILTFLLLLNSSYAFGATTLVPNIKAKSGIIMDYETGQVLYDKNGDVRVYPASTTKVLTAIIALESGKLDDVVTAGKDAVGVEGSSIYLSEGEQLTLKQLVHAMLIGSANDAAVAVAQYIGGSVEGFADMMNKKAQEIGAKNSHFVTPNGLHDPNHYTTAYDMALIARYAMKNPLFREIVDTAVYTIPPTNKFKEKRVLLNTNMLIRPTAYYYKWADGIKTGYTSQANRCLLTTGLLNGRRVIVSIYGDDPAAVWKDAIGMLNYGLNNFVNRTLVHKGDYVEKVPVNRGKAYVNLVASSGFTYTLPLDKANYVKEDVKYTGDVKAPVRKGEKLGYISYELSGKSIGKVDLIADRTVKKDLTISPMLSRFGKWVYWSILAPGAFILGLWMRKRRSR from the coding sequence TTGAAAAAAGCTGCGATTGCGATTTTAACGTTTTTGCTGCTGCTGAATAGCTCTTATGCTTTCGGTGCCACCACCTTGGTTCCTAATATAAAAGCCAAAAGCGGCATTATAATGGATTATGAAACGGGACAGGTATTGTACGATAAAAATGGCGATGTCAGGGTTTATCCGGCTAGCACCACAAAGGTATTGACGGCAATAATAGCCCTTGAGAGCGGGAAATTGGACGATGTGGTTACGGCAGGAAAAGACGCTGTTGGAGTAGAAGGTAGCAGCATATATTTAAGCGAGGGGGAACAGCTTACTTTAAAACAACTTGTGCACGCGATGTTGATCGGCTCGGCCAACGATGCGGCTGTGGCTGTGGCCCAGTACATAGGTGGGAGCGTTGAGGGCTTTGCGGACATGATGAATAAAAAAGCGCAGGAGATAGGAGCTAAAAACAGCCACTTCGTCACTCCCAATGGCCTTCACGATCCCAATCATTACACGACGGCATACGATATGGCTCTGATCGCCAGATATGCGATGAAAAACCCTTTATTCAGAGAAATAGTGGATACGGCTGTATATACCATCCCTCCTACCAATAAGTTTAAAGAAAAAAGGGTGTTGCTTAACACCAATATGCTGATAAGACCTACCGCATACTATTACAAATGGGCTGATGGCATAAAGACAGGCTATACTTCTCAGGCCAATCGTTGTCTTCTTACTACGGGCTTGCTCAATGGCAGAAGGGTTATAGTGTCCATTTACGGGGATGATCCTGCTGCCGTATGGAAAGATGCTATTGGTATGCTCAATTATGGTTTAAATAATTTTGTAAACAGGACGCTTGTGCATAAAGGCGACTATGTAGAGAAAGTACCTGTAAACAGAGGTAAAGCGTATGTAAATTTGGTGGCATCTAGTGGATTTACTTATACGTTGCCTTTAGATAAAGCTAACTATGTAAAAGAAGATGTAAAATACACAGGAGACGTAAAAGCTCCTGTGCGTAAAGGAGAAAAGTTGGGCTACATAAGCTATGAACTTAGCGGTAAATCAATCGGGAAAGTAGACCTTATCGCCGATCGCACGGTAAAAAAAGATTTAACCATAAGTCCAATGTTGTCGCGCTTTGGTAAATGGGTTTACTGGAGCATTCTGGCGCCTGGGGCGTTTATCCTGGGTTTATGGATGAGGAAACGGCGAAGTAGATAA
- the obgE gene encoding GTPase ObgE — MFVDVAEIVVKGGDGGSGVISFRREKYVPKGGPDGGDGGKGGDVILQVDPGLKTLMDFRYKRKYVAQNGENGKGKNMAGKKGEDLIVRVPPGTTVKDAETGDVLVDLVAEGQRAIVAKGGRGGRGNARFASATMKAPKFAESGQPGEEHRLILELKLLADVGLLGFPNVGKSTILSAVTAAKPKIADYPFTTLTPNLGVVDMGEDSFVMADIPGLIEGAHEGVGLGHEFLRHVERTKVLIHVLDVSGLSGRDPVEDFYKINEELALYSPELAQKPQIIAANKLDITGASEVYERVKQELGRKGYDVIGISAATGMGMNELMKKVVEVLKEKESESRRDAVPVNEVIEVVYRKKELPQYEIHIDEEGRYVIEGSFIEKVMSRVNTQNIDSIRYLQNSLQRKGIMDQLVSMGIKDGDIVKIKDYEFEYRV; from the coding sequence ATGTTTGTGGATGTGGCCGAGATAGTAGTTAAAGGCGGAGATGGGGGCAGTGGAGTCATTTCATTTCGGAGAGAAAAGTACGTGCCTAAAGGTGGTCCCGATGGTGGCGATGGAGGAAAAGGTGGTGACGTAATACTTCAAGTAGATCCGGGACTAAAGACCTTGATGGATTTCAGATATAAGAGGAAATATGTGGCTCAAAACGGTGAAAACGGGAAAGGCAAAAATATGGCAGGGAAAAAAGGTGAGGACCTAATCGTCAGAGTTCCCCCTGGAACCACTGTAAAGGATGCTGAGACAGGTGACGTGCTGGTAGATCTGGTGGCTGAGGGGCAGAGGGCCATAGTCGCCAAAGGGGGTAGAGGGGGAAGGGGCAATGCCCGTTTTGCCAGTGCTACCATGAAAGCGCCCAAATTTGCGGAAAGCGGACAACCTGGAGAAGAACATAGGCTTATACTGGAATTGAAGTTGCTGGCAGATGTGGGTTTGCTGGGGTTCCCCAACGTAGGTAAGTCCACCATTTTATCCGCTGTTACTGCTGCCAAGCCTAAGATAGCCGATTACCCTTTTACCACGTTGACACCCAATCTTGGCGTAGTGGATATGGGTGAGGATAGCTTTGTCATGGCCGATATACCGGGGCTTATAGAGGGGGCTCACGAGGGAGTAGGACTGGGGCATGAGTTTTTAAGGCACGTGGAGAGGACAAAGGTGCTGATACACGTGCTGGATGTGTCGGGTTTAAGCGGCAGAGACCCTGTAGAGGATTTTTACAAGATAAACGAGGAGCTTGCTCTGTATAGTCCCGAGCTGGCGCAAAAACCACAGATAATAGCTGCTAATAAGCTGGACATAACAGGAGCTTCTGAAGTCTACGAAAGAGTTAAACAAGAGCTTGGGAGAAAAGGCTATGATGTCATTGGCATATCGGCGGCTACAGGTATGGGCATGAATGAGCTCATGAAAAAGGTGGTGGAAGTCCTAAAAGAAAAAGAATCAGAATCCCGCCGCGATGCAGTCCCTGTGAATGAGGTTATAGAAGTGGTGTACAGAAAAAAAGAGTTGCCTCAATACGAGATTCACATAGATGAAGAAGGAAGGTATGTAATAGAAGGGAGTTTTATCGAAAAGGTGATGTCCAGGGTAAATACGCAGAATATCGATTCTATAAGGTATTTGCAGAACTCTCTGCAGCGAAAGGGCATCATGGATCAGCTGGTTAGCATGGGGATAAAAGACGGCGACATAGTAAAAATAAAGGATTACGAATTTGAGTACCGGGTGTAG
- a CDS encoding Spo0B domain-containing protein — protein MDLNDRDVIYIYRQQRHDFLNHVQIILGYLQIGKSDRAVDYIHRVMDEADDERSIFRLDPESVLNLLKLKYALRKQGINLVIKVDDIVSEVDVGDIPVDAIKACGSNVELFIKKSKKGIEYALNERGGG, from the coding sequence TTGGACTTAAACGATAGGGACGTTATTTATATATACAGACAGCAACGCCATGACTTTTTAAATCATGTGCAAATAATACTGGGCTATCTTCAAATAGGGAAAAGCGATAGAGCTGTTGATTATATACATAGGGTTATGGATGAAGCAGACGATGAAAGGAGCATTTTCAGATTAGACCCGGAGTCTGTTTTAAATCTCTTAAAGCTGAAGTACGCTTTGAGGAAACAAGGTATAAACCTTGTCATTAAGGTAGACGATATAGTCAGCGAAGTCGATGTAGGTGATATTCCTGTAGACGCTATAAAAGCCTGTGGTTCCAATGTGGAGCTGTTTATTAAAAAAAGTAAAAAGGGAATAGAATACGCTCTAAATGAGAGAGGAGGTGGCTAA
- the rpmA gene encoding 50S ribosomal protein L27 → MDLQLFAHKKGVGSSRNGRDSESKRLGVKKADGQYVKAGNILVRQRGTKIHPGVNVGRGKDDTLFALVDGFVSFERKGRDKKQVSVYPQAPAAIG, encoded by the coding sequence ATGGATCTACAGCTTTTTGCCCATAAAAAGGGCGTGGGAAGCTCTAGAAACGGTAGAGACAGCGAATCTAAAAGGTTAGGTGTCAAAAAAGCTGATGGCCAGTACGTTAAAGCCGGGAATATACTGGTAAGGCAGAGGGGTACTAAAATACATCCGGGTGTAAATGTGGGTAGAGGCAAAGATGATACGCTATTTGCTTTGGTAGACGGCTTTGTCTCTTTTGAGAGAAAAGGCAGGGATAAAAAGCAGGTAAGTGTTTACCCACAAGCTCCGGCTGCTATAGGTTAA
- a CDS encoding ribosomal-processing cysteine protease Prp — protein MIEILIKRDGQGKIVYCEITGHAGYSDYGKDIVCAAVSAIAQTALLGVKELTGAKVEESVRPGNFALKVINVSTDDRVKLDGILETMVLGLKDIAGQYSRYVKIVDRRCEG, from the coding sequence ATGATAGAAATTTTGATTAAAAGAGATGGACAAGGTAAGATAGTATATTGCGAGATAACAGGGCATGCCGGTTATAGTGATTACGGGAAAGACATCGTGTGCGCAGCGGTTTCTGCTATTGCGCAGACGGCTTTACTAGGTGTAAAAGAACTTACCGGGGCAAAGGTTGAGGAATCTGTTCGCCCGGGGAATTTCGCGCTGAAAGTGATAAATGTTTCCACTGATGATAGAGTTAAGCTGGACGGTATTCTTGAGACCATGGTATTAGGTCTTAAGGATATAGCAGGTCAATACAGTAGATATGTAAAAATTGTGGATAGGAGGTGTGAAGGATGA
- the rplU gene encoding 50S ribosomal protein L21, producing MYAIIETGGKQYRVQEGDVLDIEKLNAEPNDVVEFDKVLAVSKDGNLQVGSPYVEAAKVQAKVLEHGKGKKIIVFKYKPKKNYRRKKGHRQLFTRVEIQKILA from the coding sequence GTGTACGCGATAATCGAAACAGGTGGAAAGCAATACAGGGTTCAAGAAGGCGACGTTTTGGATATCGAGAAGCTCAACGCTGAACCCAATGATGTAGTGGAGTTTGACAAGGTTTTGGCTGTGTCTAAAGATGGCAATTTACAGGTAGGCAGCCCTTATGTGGAGGCTGCAAAGGTCCAGGCTAAGGTACTGGAGCACGGTAAGGGCAAAAAGATAATCGTTTTTAAGTACAAGCCCAAGAAAAATTACCGCAGGAAAAAAGGACACAGGCAGCTGTTTACAAGAGTGGAAATACAGAAAATACTAGCGTAA
- a CDS encoding bifunctional folylpolyglutamate synthase/dihydrofolate synthase, whose translation MTYEEAVAYIHSISKFGVKLGLENMKKLLEMMGHPDRSYKIVHVAGTNGKGSTCAMIDSVLRAAGYKTGLYTSPYLEVFNERIRINGENIPDSDLVKMVDYVKPLAEQMVKEGYNHPTEFEFITAIALKYYEIQKVDIAVLEVGLGGRFDATNSVERTDVSVITTIDMDHMKTLGNTIEKIAFEKAGIIRNNGLVVTYPQKDEAMAVIEERCRELSARLIKVDMASLRVKKATHAGEVFDYKHLKNVEIGLVGMHQVLNAATAIEALWTLEKNGVSISEKALLEGLKCARWPGRLEVLREHPFIVIDGAHNPQGASTLAKNIKDLFIYKRLILVIGVLKDKDVDGILNNIAPFADVVIATRPDSYRALDADVLAEMIKMRVKCQVTAIEDIGQAVRRAIELAGKDDMVLFCGSLYLIGHVREILRFDIIPTL comes from the coding sequence ATGACTTATGAGGAAGCTGTAGCATATATACACAGCATATCTAAATTTGGGGTAAAGTTGGGCCTTGAGAACATGAAAAAGCTGCTTGAAATGATGGGTCATCCCGACAGGTCTTATAAGATCGTCCATGTAGCAGGCACTAACGGCAAAGGCTCTACGTGCGCCATGATTGACAGCGTCTTGAGGGCGGCAGGTTATAAAACTGGCCTTTACACATCGCCGTACCTGGAGGTTTTTAACGAGCGCATACGCATAAACGGTGAAAATATCCCTGATAGTGATCTGGTGAAAATGGTGGATTACGTAAAACCGCTGGCAGAGCAGATGGTAAAAGAAGGTTATAATCATCCTACAGAGTTTGAATTCATTACGGCGATCGCCCTTAAATACTATGAGATTCAAAAGGTGGACATAGCGGTACTGGAAGTAGGGCTAGGAGGCAGGTTTGACGCCACCAATTCTGTAGAGCGTACGGACGTGTCCGTGATAACGACGATAGATATGGATCACATGAAAACCCTGGGCAATACTATAGAGAAGATCGCCTTTGAAAAAGCAGGTATAATAAGGAATAACGGCTTGGTAGTTACATATCCGCAAAAAGATGAGGCCATGGCTGTCATAGAAGAGCGCTGCCGTGAACTTTCCGCGAGACTCATAAAAGTAGACATGGCATCGCTGAGGGTAAAAAAGGCCACGCACGCAGGAGAGGTATTTGATTACAAACACCTTAAAAACGTGGAAATAGGGCTGGTGGGTATGCATCAGGTCTTAAATGCTGCTACTGCCATTGAGGCCCTATGGACACTGGAAAAAAACGGCGTAAGTATAAGCGAAAAGGCGTTGCTGGAAGGGCTGAAATGCGCCAGATGGCCAGGCAGATTGGAGGTTTTAAGAGAACATCCCTTTATAGTCATAGATGGAGCGCACAACCCTCAGGGAGCCAGTACGCTGGCAAAGAATATAAAGGATTTGTTTATTTATAAGCGTTTAATACTGGTGATAGGGGTTTTGAAAGACAAGGACGTAGACGGAATACTTAACAATATAGCGCCTTTCGCTGATGTGGTAATAGCTACAAGGCCTGATAGTTACAGGGCATTGGATGCTGACGTGTTAGCTGAGATGATAAAGATGAGGGTAAAGTGCCAGGTAACTGCAATAGAGGATATAGGGCAGGCTGTGCGCAGAGCTATAGAGTTGGCAGGAAAAGATGACATGGTCCTGTTTTGTGGATCGCTGTACTTGATAGGGCATGTAAGGGAGATACTGAGGTTTGACATAATCCCTACTTTATGA
- a CDS encoding GNAT family N-acetyltransferase gives MFAFFKKGPDTQEVVIREVKPCDARGIIEVMQNVGSEKVFTVTEHFPWTEEEERSFIKRLDRKKDMIFVAAKGNDIVGCLTLFRYYGGRSPKVQHVGEIGISVKKEYRDQKIGSRLLEYAIRWACTHGYEKLCLSVFSTNEKAIHLYKKFGFEEEGVRRRQFIIEGMYVDEIMMGKFLTR, from the coding sequence ATCTTCGCCTTCTTCAAAAAAGGTCCTGATACACAGGAAGTAGTCATAAGAGAGGTAAAGCCCTGTGATGCCAGAGGTATCATTGAGGTTATGCAAAACGTGGGCAGCGAAAAAGTATTTACTGTAACCGAACATTTCCCATGGACGGAAGAGGAAGAACGCTCTTTTATCAAGCGATTGGACAGAAAAAAGGACATGATTTTTGTGGCTGCAAAGGGTAATGACATCGTAGGGTGTCTTACCCTTTTTAGGTATTACGGTGGCAGATCCCCTAAGGTGCAGCACGTAGGAGAGATTGGAATCAGCGTGAAAAAAGAGTATAGGGATCAGAAGATCGGCAGCAGGCTTTTGGAGTATGCTATTCGCTGGGCTTGTACCCATGGGTACGAAAAACTCTGCCTCAGCGTATTCAGCACCAATGAAAAGGCAATACACCTGTATAAGAAGTTTGGATTTGAGGAGGAAGGTGTAAGGAGGAGGCAATTTATAATAGAAGGCATGTACGTAGATGAGATAATGATGGGGAAATTTTTGACGAGGTGA